The genomic interval ATCGGCTGTTTCGAAACCCCCAAACGCGTGATCGGACGGTTTGACGCGCGGCCCCGCTTCCCCCTCCGAAGGTTCCGCGCAATACTGCCGGCCATGGAAAGCACACAGATCATCAGCGCCTTCGTCACGCTTTTCGTGGTCATCGACCCGGTGGGGCTGGCGCCGCTCTTCATCGCGCTGACCCGCGGCATGTCGCCGCAAAGGCGGCGGCGAATCGGCTGGCGGGCGCTGGCCATCGCCGCGGCGCTGATGACGCTCTTCGGCCTGGCGGGCGAGGCGATCCTGGCCGGGATCGGCATCTCGCTTTCCGCCTTCCGCATCGCGGGCGGGCTGCTTCTGTTCCTGACCGCGCTCGACATGCTCTTCGAGCGCCGCACCGAGCGGCGCGAGGGCCAGGCCAGGGACGACGACGACGACCCTTCGGTCTTTCCGCTGGCGACGCCGCTCCTGGCCGGGCCCGGGGCGCTGGCCTCGATGATCCTGCTGGTCGGCCAGGACGCCAGCCCCGGCCACACGCTGATGATCCATCTGGTGATGCTGGCGGTGCTGGGGATCGCCGCGGCGCTTTTCGCCATGGCCGGGCCGATCGCCCATGTGCTGGGCCGCACCGGAACCATGGTGGTCACGCGGCTCTTCGGCATGCTGCTCGCGGCGCTGTCGATCCAGTTCGTGATCGACGGGCTCAAGGGCTCGGGGCTGGTGTGATGGGCGAGGAGTTCGGCCGGCTCGCCTATCTCGTGCTGCTGCTGATCGCGATCGGCGGCTTCCTGCTGGTCGAGCTGCGCAACCGCCCGGGCAAGACCCTGCGGCAGGCGGCGGCCTGGGGGCTGATCTTCCTCGGCGCCGTGGCCCTGGCCGGGCTCTGGGACGACATCCGCGGCGCGGTCTCGCCCCAGGCGCGCATGCTCGAAGGCGGCCGGATCGAGGTCCCGCTGGGCAATGACGGCCATTACCACCTGACGGCCGAGGTGAACGGCACGCCGGTGCGCTTCGTCATCGATACCGGCGCCAGCACCATCGCGCTGGGGCCGAGGGACGCGGCCCGGGTCGGCATCGATCCCGACAGCCTCGCCTATGCCGGCCAGGCGCGCACCGCCAACGGCATCGTCCAGACCGCGACCGTCCTGCTCGATTCGGTCGCCATCGGCGAGATCCGCGACAGCCGCGTCCCGGCGGTGGTGCTGCGCGCCGACCTCAGCCAGTCGCTGATGGGCATGTCCTACCTGTCGCGCTTCGCCCGCGTCAGCATCGAGGCCAACCGCCTCATCCTCGAACGCTGACCCGCTTCTTTCTTGCCCAAATATCCCGGGGGGAGCGCGCCCTGCGCCCCGCCAAGGGGTGCAGGGCGCGCGGGGGGCAGAGCCCCCCGACGCCCCGCGCTACTGCCTGCGTTCCCAGCGCCCCCCCGCCTCGGACCAGTATTCCGCCGCCACGCCTTCGGCCGTCAGCGCCCGCCATTGCGCACGGGCGCGTTCCAGCGCCTCGGGGTCGTTGCCGTCGAACAGGATGCAGGCCCGCTCCAGCGCCCCGCATTCCGCGGCCGAGACCTCGGCGCCCTCCAGCGCGATCAGGCAGCGCGCCGCATTCGCCGCCGCCTGGCCCTCGACCGTCAGCAGCACCGGCTGGCGGGCATCATGCGGTCCGCCGGCCAGGCCGTGCGGCAGGAAGCCCTCGCCCAGCCACAGCCTCTCGTCCAGCGCCACCTGACGCACCCGGTCCCTGCCCCGCAGCTCGACCCGCCAGCCCGCCTGCAGGCTCTTGCCGATCAGCATCGGCAAGAGCTGCCCGGGACCCGAGCGGGTCAGGTGATAGAACAGGGCCGAACCCATCAGCCCTGCTTCTCGAAACGGTCGCGCACCAGGCGGTCCAGCGTCATCACGCCCCAGCCCGAGGCCCCCTTGGGCGCCAGCGCGGTCTCGGCAGGCGGCAGGGCCACGCCGGCGATGTCCAGATGCACCCAGGGCACGTCCTCGCGCACGAACCGCCGCAGGAACTGCGCGGCGGTGATCGAGCCCGCCGGCCGGCCGCCGGTATTCTTGACGTCGGCCAGCCGCGAATCGATCAGCTTGTCGTAGCCCGGTCCCAGCGGCAGGCGCCAGGCGCCCTCGCCCTCGGCCCTGGCGGCGTTCAGCACCTGCGTGGCGAAGGCGTCGTCGTTCGAGAACACCCCGGCATTCTCATGCCCCAGCGCGATGATCACCGCCCCGGTCAGGGTCGCCAGATCGACGACGGCGGCGGGCTTGAAGCGTTCCTGCGCATACCAGAGCACGTCGGCCAGCACGAGCCGGCCCTCGGCATCGGTGTTGACGACCTCGATCGTGTCGCCCTTCATCGAGCGCACGATGTCGCCCGGACGCTGGGCGCGGCCGTCGGGCATGTTCTCGACCAGCCCGACCAGCCCCACGACATTCGCCCTGGCGCGGCGCAGCGCCAGCGCCCGCATGACGCCGGCGACCACGCCCGCGCCGCCCATGTCCATGGTCATCTCCTCCATGCCGGCGGCCGGCTTGATCGAGATGCCGCCGGTGTCGAAGACCACGCCCTTGCCGACCAGCGCCAGCGGCGCGGCCTCGCCGCCGCCGTTCCAGCGCATGACCACCACCTTGGACGGGCTTTCCGAGCCCTGCCCCACGGCCAGCAGCGCCCGCATGCCCAGCCTGGCCAGCTCGTCCTCCTCCAGCACCTCGACCTCGAGCCCCAGCTCGCGCATGGCCAGCAGGCGGTCCGCGAAATCGCTGGTGGTCAGCACGTTCGCGGGCTCGTTCACCAGATCGCGGGTGAAGAACACGCCCTCGGCCACGGCGGCGCCGTCGGCCGCGGCGCGCCCCAGCGCCTCGGGGTCCTTGTGCATGAAGACCACCCGGCCGCGCGGCGTCCCGGCCGGGGCCGCGTCGGCCACAGGCCCGGGCCCGCCGGCGGCATCGGACAGCCGCGCATCCT from Paracoccus sp. MA carries:
- a CDS encoding MarC family protein — encoded protein: MESTQIISAFVTLFVVIDPVGLAPLFIALTRGMSPQRRRRIGWRALAIAAALMTLFGLAGEAILAGIGISLSAFRIAGGLLLFLTALDMLFERRTERREGQARDDDDDPSVFPLATPLLAGPGALASMILLVGQDASPGHTLMIHLVMLAVLGIAAALFAMAGPIAHVLGRTGTMVVTRLFGMLLAALSIQFVIDGLKGSGLV
- a CDS encoding TIGR02281 family clan AA aspartic protease, which encodes MGEEFGRLAYLVLLLIAIGGFLLVELRNRPGKTLRQAAAWGLIFLGAVALAGLWDDIRGAVSPQARMLEGGRIEVPLGNDGHYHLTAEVNGTPVRFVIDTGASTIALGPRDAARVGIDPDSLAYAGQARTANGIVQTATVLLDSVAIGEIRDSRVPAVVLRADLSQSLMGMSYLSRFARVSIEANRLILER
- a CDS encoding DNA polymerase III subunit chi yields the protein MGSALFYHLTRSGPGQLLPMLIGKSLQAGWRVELRGRDRVRQVALDERLWLGEGFLPHGLAGGPHDARQPVLLTVEGQAAANAARCLIALEGAEVSAAECGALERACILFDGNDPEALERARAQWRALTAEGVAAEYWSEAGGRWERRQ
- a CDS encoding leucyl aminopeptidase, with the protein product MTHPVEISFTAMDAAGLAERPGRVAILVPKAGRLPGGLPRATREALARAFASEAWKAVKPGKALELAFPAGLKAEALQLVLLPANADVATARAAGASIGAKLGKAETLVLAGNHARAAEVALGLALRAYDFSAYKTRKTGDGAAPEGEAPAEPAASTSRTGAAEDARLSDAAGGPGPVADAAPAGTPRGRVVFMHKDPEALGRAAADGAAVAEGVFFTRDLVNEPANVLTTSDFADRLLAMRELGLEVEVLEEDELARLGMRALLAVGQGSESPSKVVVMRWNGGGEAAPLALVGKGVVFDTGGISIKPAAGMEEMTMDMGGAGVVAGVMRALALRRARANVVGLVGLVENMPDGRAQRPGDIVRSMKGDTIEVVNTDAEGRLVLADVLWYAQERFKPAAVVDLATLTGAVIIALGHENAGVFSNDDAFATQVLNAARAEGEGAWRLPLGPGYDKLIDSRLADVKNTGGRPAGSITAAQFLRRFVREDVPWVHLDIAGVALPPAETALAPKGASGWGVMTLDRLVRDRFEKQG